A single Streptomyces sp. Edi2 DNA region contains:
- a CDS encoding chlorophyllase, producing MNASTDTATAASDTADATGAPAPVLSYSPVVLPIPGRPVDLQVRVSAPATGTGLPVILFSHGHGPSNHLSSLNGYAPLANFWAAHGFAVVQPTHLTSRTLSHLVADAPGAPFFWRSRAEDMTHLLDRLDVIEKAVPLLAGRIDHTKVAVAGHSFGGFTASLLLGARVTDPDSGEEVSLIEPRIKAGVLLAAPGRGDVLNGPMAQTLPVLRTTDFATMTTPALVVAGDEDDSRHFTDRGPDWHADPYALSPGPKSLLTLFGAGHALGGIPGYDAAETTDESPERVAAVGRLTTAYLRTELHPGDHTWQAAREALPGGAHPVGRVESK from the coding sequence GTGAACGCCTCCACCGACACCGCCACCGCCGCTTCCGACACCGCCGACGCGACGGGCGCGCCCGCCCCGGTCCTGTCCTACAGCCCGGTGGTGCTGCCCATTCCCGGACGTCCCGTGGACCTGCAGGTCCGCGTCTCGGCACCCGCGACCGGAACGGGACTTCCGGTCATCCTGTTCTCGCACGGTCACGGACCCTCGAACCATCTCTCCTCGCTGAACGGCTACGCACCGCTCGCCAACTTCTGGGCGGCACACGGGTTCGCCGTCGTCCAGCCCACCCATCTCACTTCCAGGACCCTGAGCCACCTGGTCGCCGACGCCCCGGGAGCACCTTTCTTCTGGCGCTCGCGTGCCGAGGACATGACGCACCTCCTCGACCGGCTCGACGTGATCGAAAAGGCCGTGCCGCTGCTCGCCGGACGGATCGACCACACCAAGGTCGCCGTTGCCGGACACTCTTTCGGCGGCTTCACCGCGAGCCTCCTGCTCGGCGCCCGGGTCACCGACCCCGACAGCGGCGAGGAAGTGAGCCTCATCGAGCCCCGGATCAAGGCGGGGGTGCTGCTGGCCGCGCCCGGCAGGGGCGACGTCCTCAACGGGCCCATGGCGCAGACGCTGCCCGTCCTGCGGACCACCGACTTCGCCACGATGACCACGCCCGCGCTGGTCGTCGCCGGCGACGAGGACGACTCCCGGCACTTCACGGACCGGGGGCCGGACTGGCACGCCGACCCCTACGCCCTGAGCCCCGGCCCCAAGTCGCTGCTCACCCTGTTCGGCGCGGGGCACGCACTCGGCGGGATCCCCGGATACGACGCCGCCGAGACCACGGACGAGAGCCCCGAGCGGGTCGCCGCCGTGGGGCGGCTCACCACGGCCTACCTCCGGACCGAGCTCCACCCCGGCGACCACACCTGGCAGGCCGCACGTGAGGCGCTGCCCGGCGGCGCCCACCCGGTCGGACGGGTCGAATCCAAGTAG
- a CDS encoding Tex family protein, with protein sequence MTAATEPIGTLGSIEARIAGELGVKERQVKAAVELLDGGSTVPFIARYRKEATETLDDAQLRSLEERLRYLRELEERRTAILESVRSQGKLDAALEAQIRGADSKARLEDIYLPFKPKRRTKAQIAREAGLEPLADGLLADPSVEPSAAAAAFVDDGKGVADPAAALEGARAILTERFGEDADLIGELRERMWSRGRVAAKVREGKEEAGAKFADYFDFAEPFTELPSHRVLAMLRGEKEEILDLNLEPEDPSAATEGPSSYEQSIAHRFGIADRGRPGDKWLQDTVRWAWRTRVQVHLGIDLRLRLRQAAEDEAVRVFASNLRDLLLAAPAGTRATMGLDPGFRTGVKVAVVDATGKVAATETIYPHVPQQKWDASLATLAKLAREHDVELIAIGNGTASRETDKLAADLIAAQPELKLTKVMVSEAGASVYSASAFASQELPELDVSLRGAVSIARRLQDPLAELVKIDPKSIGVGQYQHDLSEVKLSRSLDAVVEDCVNGVGVDVNTASAPLLSRVSGIGSGLAENIVAHRDGNGPFRSRKALKDVARLGPKAYEQCAGFLRIRGGDDPLDASSVHPEAYPVVRRMVKSAATEVGSLIGNATVLRTLKAADFVDDSFGLPTVSDILQELEKPGRDPRPVFKTATFKDGVEKIGDLQPGMLLEGVVTNVAAFGAFVDVGVHQDGLVHVSAMSKTFVKDPRDVVKPGDIVRVKVLDVDIPRKRISLTLRLDDEHGKGAAAAGGGERRGGSGSSGGGRGSREGGSRGPREGGGRSGAPRQRQGGGQRGGDRRGGRDAGPANDAMADALRRAGLLGTERGGR encoded by the coding sequence GTGACGGCAGCCACTGAGCCCATCGGGACCCTCGGGTCCATCGAAGCGAGGATCGCCGGGGAGCTCGGCGTCAAGGAGCGGCAGGTGAAGGCCGCGGTCGAACTGCTCGACGGCGGCTCGACGGTCCCGTTCATCGCGCGCTACCGCAAGGAAGCCACCGAAACGCTCGACGATGCGCAGCTGCGCTCGCTCGAGGAGCGGCTGCGCTATCTGCGGGAGCTGGAGGAGCGGCGGACCGCGATCCTGGAGTCCGTACGGTCCCAGGGCAAGCTCGACGCCGCCCTGGAGGCGCAGATCCGCGGCGCCGACTCCAAGGCGCGGCTGGAGGACATCTACCTCCCGTTCAAGCCCAAGCGGCGCACCAAGGCGCAGATCGCGAGGGAGGCGGGCCTGGAACCCCTCGCCGACGGACTGCTCGCCGATCCTTCGGTGGAGCCGTCCGCGGCCGCCGCGGCGTTCGTGGACGACGGCAAGGGCGTCGCCGATCCGGCCGCCGCCCTGGAGGGCGCGCGGGCCATCCTGACCGAGCGGTTCGGGGAGGACGCGGACCTGATCGGCGAGCTGCGCGAGCGGATGTGGTCGCGCGGGCGGGTCGCGGCGAAGGTCCGTGAGGGCAAGGAGGAGGCGGGCGCGAAGTTCGCCGACTACTTCGACTTCGCCGAGCCGTTCACCGAACTCCCCTCCCACCGGGTGCTGGCGATGCTCCGCGGGGAGAAGGAGGAGATCCTGGATCTCAACCTGGAGCCGGAGGATCCGTCGGCGGCGACCGAGGGCCCCAGCTCCTACGAGCAGTCCATCGCGCACCGCTTCGGCATCGCCGACCGGGGCCGGCCCGGCGACAAGTGGCTGCAGGACACCGTCCGCTGGGCCTGGCGCACCCGGGTCCAGGTGCACCTCGGCATCGATCTGCGGCTGCGGCTGCGGCAGGCCGCCGAGGACGAGGCGGTGCGGGTCTTCGCCTCGAACCTGCGCGACCTGCTGCTGGCGGCGCCCGCCGGTACGCGCGCCACGATGGGCCTGGACCCCGGTTTCCGTACCGGCGTGAAGGTCGCGGTGGTGGACGCGACCGGCAAGGTGGCCGCCACGGAGACCATCTACCCCCATGTACCGCAGCAGAAGTGGGACGCCTCGCTGGCCACGCTGGCGAAGCTGGCCCGCGAGCACGACGTCGAACTGATCGCGATCGGCAACGGCACCGCCTCCCGCGAGACCGACAAGCTGGCAGCCGATCTGATCGCCGCGCAGCCGGAGCTGAAGCTGACGAAGGTGATGGTCTCCGAGGCCGGCGCCTCGGTGTACTCCGCCTCCGCGTTCGCCTCGCAGGAGCTGCCCGAGCTGGACGTCTCGCTGCGTGGCGCGGTGTCCATCGCCCGCCGTCTGCAGGACCCGCTGGCCGAGCTGGTCAAGATCGACCCGAAGTCGATCGGCGTCGGGCAGTACCAGCACGACCTGTCCGAGGTGAAGCTGTCGCGCTCGCTGGACGCGGTGGTCGAGGACTGTGTGAACGGCGTCGGCGTGGATGTCAACACCGCTTCCGCGCCGCTGCTTTCGCGGGTGTCGGGCATCGGCTCCGGTCTCGCGGAGAACATCGTGGCGCACCGCGACGGCAACGGCCCGTTCCGCTCCCGCAAGGCCCTCAAGGACGTGGCGCGGCTCGGCCCCAAGGCGTACGAGCAGTGCGCGGGCTTCCTGCGGATCCGGGGCGGCGACGACCCGCTGGACGCCTCCAGCGTGCACCCGGAGGCGTACCCGGTGGTGCGCCGGATGGTGAAGTCGGCGGCCACCGAGGTCGGTTCGCTGATCGGCAACGCCACGGTGCTGCGCACGCTGAAGGCCGCGGACTTCGTCGACGACTCCTTCGGCCTGCCGACGGTGAGCGACATCCTGCAGGAGCTGGAGAAGCCGGGCCGCGACCCGCGTCCGGTCTTCAAGACGGCGACCTTCAAGGACGGCGTGGAGAAGATCGGCGATCTGCAGCCGGGGATGCTCCTGGAGGGCGTGGTGACCAATGTCGCCGCCTTCGGGGCGTTCGTGGACGTGGGCGTCCACCAGGACGGTCTGGTGCATGTCTCGGCGATGTCGAAGACCTTCGTCAAGGACCCGCGGGACGTGGTGAAGCCGGGCGACATCGTGCGGGTCAAGGTGCTCGATGTCGACATTCCGCGGAAGCGGATCTCGCTGACGCTGCGGCTGGACGACGAGCACGGCAAGGGCGCCGCGGCGGCCGGCGGCGGCGAGCGCCGGGGCGGCTCCGGCAGCTCCGGCGGCGGCCGGGGATCCCGTGAGGGCGGCAGCCGGGGACCACGTGAGGGCGGTGGCCGGAGCGGTGCGCCGCGGCAGCGGCAGGGCGGCGGGCAGCGCGGCGGTGACCGCCGCGGCGGCCGTGACGCCGGACCGGCCAACGACGCGATGGCGGACGCCCTGCGGCGCGCCGGGCTCCTGGGCACGGAGCGCGGCGGCCGCTGA
- a CDS encoding GlxA family transcriptional regulator, with protein sequence MEQREVLVVLFDGVQALDVSGPVEVFHGAAQEVPGVYRIRTASLDGAPVRTTSGLTLVPDTTLAAAGAPHTLLVPGGQGTRTPDPRLIDWLRDNAHRARRKVSVCSGALLLAEAGLLDGRRATTHWMLCDTLAERFPAVRVEPEPIYVRDGDLATSAGVTAGIDLALALVEEDLGRDVALSIARHLVVFLRRPGNQTQFSAQLAAQTAQRRPLRDVQQWITENPAGDLSVDALAQRARLSPRHFARAFRDEVGMTPGRYVDRVRLEAARRHLEDSADGIEQVSRHCGYGTPEAMRRAFLRALGASPAEYRRRFRTAGPPLISS encoded by the coding sequence ATGGAACAGCGCGAGGTACTCGTCGTTCTCTTCGACGGTGTGCAGGCTCTCGACGTCTCCGGACCGGTCGAGGTCTTCCACGGTGCGGCCCAGGAAGTCCCGGGCGTCTACCGGATCCGCACCGCCAGTCTTGACGGCGCCCCGGTCCGCACCACCAGCGGGCTGACCCTGGTCCCCGACACCACGCTCGCCGCCGCCGGGGCGCCGCACACCCTGCTGGTGCCCGGCGGCCAGGGCACCCGCACCCCCGACCCCCGGCTGATCGACTGGCTGCGCGACAACGCCCACCGCGCCCGGCGGAAGGTCTCGGTGTGCAGCGGAGCGCTGCTGCTGGCCGAGGCCGGGCTGCTGGACGGCCGCCGCGCCACGACCCACTGGATGCTCTGCGACACCCTCGCCGAACGGTTCCCCGCGGTACGGGTCGAACCCGAGCCGATCTACGTACGGGACGGCGATCTGGCCACCTCCGCGGGCGTGACGGCCGGTATCGACCTCGCCCTGGCCCTGGTGGAGGAGGATCTGGGCCGGGACGTCGCGCTGAGCATCGCCCGCCATCTGGTCGTGTTTCTGCGGCGGCCCGGCAACCAGACCCAGTTCAGCGCCCAGCTCGCCGCGCAGACCGCCCAGCGCAGACCGCTGCGCGACGTCCAGCAGTGGATCACCGAGAACCCGGCGGGGGACCTCTCCGTCGACGCCCTCGCGCAGCGTGCGCGCCTCTCCCCGCGGCACTTCGCCCGTGCCTTCCGCGACGAAGTGGGCATGACGCCGGGGCGCTATGTCGACCGGGTCCGGCTGGAGGCCGCCCGACGGCATCTGGAGGACTCTGCCGACGGCATCGAGCAGGTGTCGCGCCACTGCGGCTACGGCACCCCCGAGGCGATGCGCCGCGCCTTCCTCCGGGCCCTGGGCGCCTCTCCGGCCGAATACCGCCGCCGCTTCCGGACCGCCGGACCACCCCTCATCTCTTCCTGA
- a CDS encoding DJ-1/PfpI family protein, producing MQLAILLFDGFTTLDAVGPYETLSRLPGAEAVFVAERTGPHRNDLGSLGLVADATLGEVTAPDILVVPGGPGQAAQMADGPVHEWIRAVDAGTTWTTSVCTGSLILAAAGLLKGRRATSHWLALDQLPALGAEPTGERVVVDGKYVTAAGVSSGIDMGLTLAGRIAGDTVAQTIQLGIEYDPQPPYDAGSPDKAPAEITAMMREGGRALLTGQQ from the coding sequence ATGCAGCTCGCGATCCTTCTCTTCGACGGCTTCACCACGCTGGACGCCGTCGGCCCCTACGAAACGCTCAGCAGGCTGCCGGGTGCCGAGGCGGTGTTCGTCGCCGAGCGCACCGGCCCGCACCGCAATGACCTCGGTTCGCTCGGGCTGGTCGCCGACGCCACGCTGGGTGAGGTCACCGCACCGGACATCCTCGTCGTGCCCGGCGGCCCGGGGCAGGCCGCGCAGATGGCGGACGGCCCGGTGCACGAGTGGATCCGCGCCGTGGACGCCGGCACCACCTGGACCACCTCGGTGTGCACCGGCTCGCTGATCCTGGCCGCCGCGGGGCTCCTCAAGGGGCGCCGGGCGACCTCCCACTGGCTCGCGCTGGACCAGCTCCCGGCGCTGGGGGCCGAGCCGACGGGGGAGCGGGTGGTCGTCGACGGCAAGTACGTCACGGCGGCCGGCGTCTCGTCCGGCATCGACATGGGGCTGACGCTGGCCGGCCGGATCGCCGGGGACACCGTGGCCCAGACGATCCAGCTCGGCATCGAATACGACCCGCAGCCGCCCTACGACGCGGGCTCGCCTGACAAGGCACCGGCCGAGATCACCGCGATGATGCGGGAGGGCGGCCGGGCCCTGCTGACCGGGCAGCAGTGA
- a CDS encoding enoyl-CoA hydratase-related protein: MEPGLKTHVSDGTATVTISNTGKRNAMTVQMWRDLPPLLERLTADRSVRSLVLTGEGGTFCAGADIGSLRDPAGESQGLAAAAEEALAAYPGPTLAAIRGYCVGGGTQLAAACDLRFAEEGALFGVTPAKLAVAYPAAATRRLVRLAGLSTAKYLLFSGELIDCTRALRAGLVDEVLPEGALDKRVAEFSAVLASRSLLTQTAAKELADGTWDVPPTEAEARGAHWAEQARASGDTAEGAAAFLERRAPRFTWPAG, translated from the coding sequence ATGGAACCCGGCCTGAAGACGCATGTCAGCGACGGCACAGCGACCGTCACCATCAGCAATACCGGCAAGCGGAATGCCATGACCGTGCAGATGTGGCGGGACCTGCCGCCGCTGCTGGAGCGGCTGACGGCCGACCGCTCGGTCCGGTCGCTGGTGCTGACCGGCGAGGGCGGGACGTTCTGCGCGGGCGCCGACATCGGGTCGCTGCGGGATCCGGCGGGTGAGTCGCAGGGCCTGGCGGCGGCGGCCGAGGAGGCGCTGGCGGCGTACCCCGGGCCGACGCTGGCGGCGATACGCGGCTATTGCGTGGGCGGCGGCACCCAGTTGGCGGCCGCCTGCGATCTGCGGTTCGCGGAGGAGGGCGCGCTGTTCGGGGTGACGCCGGCCAAGTTGGCGGTCGCCTATCCGGCGGCGGCGACCCGGCGACTGGTCCGGCTGGCCGGGCTGTCCACCGCCAAGTACCTGTTGTTCTCGGGCGAGTTGATCGACTGCACACGGGCGCTGCGAGCGGGTCTGGTGGACGAGGTGCTGCCCGAGGGCGCGCTGGACAAGCGGGTGGCGGAGTTCTCGGCGGTCCTGGCCAGCCGGTCGCTGCTGACGCAGACCGCGGCGAAGGAACTGGCCGACGGGACGTGGGACGTGCCGCCGACCGAGGCCGAGGCGCGCGGCGCCCACTGGGCCGAGCAGGCGCGGGCGAGCGGCGACACCGCGGAGGGTGCCGCCGCCTTCCTGGAGCGCAGGGCGCCGCGCTTCACCTGGCCGGCGGGCTGA
- a CDS encoding ABC-F family ATP-binding cassette domain-containing protein, with amino-acid sequence MSATLVAKDLAAGHGERVLFSGLDLVVAPGDVVGLVGANGAGKSTLLRLLAGLDTPEDGTLSIGPPTATVGHLPQEPDRRPGETVRAFFARRTGVTEAQLALDTATQALVDERPGADDAYATALERWLALGAADLDERAEETAAQLGLSIGLDQPMTTLSGGQAARASLASLLLSRYDLFLLDEPTNDLDLDGLHRLESFVTGLRAGTVLVSHDREFLARTVTRVVELDLAQQQVNTYGGGYTSYLEERERARRHAREQYEEYADTKAALETRAHTQRNWMEKGVKNARRKAPDNDKIGRKARVEATEKQAAKAKQTQRLIERMEVVEEPRKEWELRMEIAAAPRAGAVVATLRGAGLRRGDFRFGPVDLQIDWADRVAITGPNGSGKSTLLAALLGRLPLDTGHAVLGPGVVVGEVDQARGRLFGAPGSGDQAQGDQPLMDAFRACVPDLPPADVRTLLAKFGLKAAHVLRPARTLSPGERTRAALALLQGRGVNLLVLDEPTNHLDLPAIEQLESALASYPGTLLLVTHDRRMLEAVHTTRRIEVDGGRITDRAV; translated from the coding sequence ATGTCAGCAACTCTTGTCGCCAAAGACCTCGCCGCCGGCCACGGCGAGCGCGTCCTGTTCTCCGGCCTCGATCTGGTCGTCGCCCCCGGCGATGTGGTCGGCCTCGTCGGCGCCAACGGCGCGGGCAAGTCCACGCTGCTGCGCCTGCTGGCCGGCCTGGACACCCCGGAGGACGGCACGCTCTCGATCGGCCCGCCCACCGCCACGGTCGGCCACCTCCCCCAGGAGCCCGACCGCCGCCCGGGAGAGACCGTACGCGCCTTCTTCGCCCGCCGTACGGGCGTGACCGAGGCCCAGCTCGCGCTGGACACCGCCACCCAGGCGCTGGTCGACGAGCGGCCCGGCGCCGACGACGCCTATGCCACGGCGCTGGAGCGCTGGCTCGCGCTGGGCGCGGCCGACCTCGACGAGCGCGCCGAGGAGACCGCCGCGCAGCTCGGCCTGTCCATCGGCCTCGACCAGCCGATGACCACGCTCTCCGGCGGCCAGGCGGCCCGCGCCTCGCTCGCCTCGCTGCTGCTCTCCCGTTACGACCTCTTCCTGCTGGACGAGCCGACCAACGACCTCGACCTGGACGGCCTGCACCGGCTGGAGTCTTTCGTCACGGGCCTGCGCGCCGGCACCGTCCTGGTCAGCCACGACCGCGAGTTCCTGGCCCGCACGGTCACCCGCGTCGTCGAACTCGACCTCGCCCAGCAGCAGGTGAACACCTACGGCGGTGGCTACACCTCTTACCTGGAGGAGCGCGAACGGGCCCGGCGCCATGCGCGGGAGCAGTACGAGGAGTACGCCGACACCAAGGCCGCCCTGGAGACCCGGGCGCACACCCAGCGCAACTGGATGGAGAAGGGTGTCAAGAACGCCCGCCGCAAGGCCCCCGACAACGACAAGATCGGGCGCAAGGCCCGGGTGGAGGCCACCGAGAAGCAGGCCGCCAAGGCCAAGCAGACCCAGCGCCTGATCGAGCGGATGGAGGTGGTCGAGGAGCCGCGCAAGGAGTGGGAGCTGCGGATGGAGATCGCCGCCGCGCCCCGGGCCGGCGCGGTCGTGGCCACCCTGCGCGGCGCCGGCCTGCGGCGCGGCGACTTCCGCTTCGGCCCGGTGGACCTGCAGATCGACTGGGCGGACCGGGTCGCCATCACCGGCCCCAACGGCTCCGGCAAGTCGACCCTGCTCGCCGCCCTGCTCGGCCGGCTCCCGCTGGACACCGGGCACGCCGTCCTGGGCCCCGGCGTGGTGGTCGGCGAGGTCGACCAGGCGCGCGGCCGGCTCTTCGGCGCACCCGGCTCGGGCGACCAGGCACAGGGCGACCAGCCGCTGATGGACGCCTTCCGGGCCTGTGTTCCCGACCTTCCGCCCGCCGATGTCCGCACACTGCTGGCGAAGTTCGGGCTGAAGGCGGCGCATGTGCTGCGCCCCGCGCGCACCCTGTCACCGGGGGAGCGGACCCGCGCCGCGCTGGCCCTCCTCCAGGGCCGCGGGGTCAACCTCCTCGTCCTGGACGAGCCGACCAACCACCTCGATCTGCCGGCCATCGAACAGCTGGAGTCCGCGCTCGCCTCGTACCCCGGCACCCTGCTGCTGGTCACGCACGACCGCCGGATGCTGGAAGCGGTGCACACCACCCGCCGTATCGAGGTCGACGGCGGACGGATCACCGACCGGGCGGTCTGA
- a CDS encoding ATP-binding protein, with protein MPSGPPAEPPEELTSPLAYEGVWRFTAPALESSVPQARHAVRDLLAEQRVPVAAEIMDGLLLIVSELVTNAVRHAALLSPQIAVQVTIGANWLRVAVEDSHPYRPKALEADQGDVGGRGLWLVKTLTAEAGGKCDVEDTRSGGKAIWAELPLTPLATSPPNLR; from the coding sequence ATGCCTTCCGGACCCCCTGCAGAACCCCCCGAAGAGCTGACCTCCCCGCTCGCGTACGAAGGTGTCTGGCGGTTCACCGCCCCGGCACTGGAGTCTTCGGTGCCGCAGGCACGCCACGCGGTCCGGGATCTGCTCGCCGAACAGCGTGTTCCCGTGGCCGCCGAGATCATGGACGGCCTGTTGCTCATCGTCTCCGAACTCGTCACCAACGCCGTCCGGCACGCCGCCCTGCTCTCGCCCCAGATCGCCGTCCAGGTCACCATCGGGGCGAACTGGCTACGGGTCGCGGTCGAGGACAGCCACCCCTACCGCCCCAAGGCATTGGAGGCGGATCAGGGCGACGTCGGCGGCCGCGGGCTGTGGCTCGTCAAGACGCTCACTGCGGAGGCGGGCGGCAAATGCGATGTGGAGGACACGAGGAGCGGCGGCAAGGCCATCTGGGCCGAACTGCCGCTCACCCCGCTCGCTACCAGCCCGCCGAACCTCCGGTGA
- the idi gene encoding isopentenyl-diphosphate Delta-isomerase, giving the protein MPITPANGQTAGDPAVSTPGGAAEPIMLELVDEDGTTIGTAEKLAAHQAPGQLHRAFSVFLFDEKGRLLLQRRALGKYHSPGVWSNTCCGHPYPGEAPFVAAARRTSEELGLAPALLAEAGTVRYNHPDPASGLVEQEYNHLFVGLVRAEPAPDPEEIGEIAFVTPEELAERHAEAPFSAWFMTVLDAARPAVRELTGGSAGW; this is encoded by the coding sequence ATGCCGATCACACCTGCCAACGGACAGACCGCCGGCGACCCGGCGGTGAGCACACCGGGCGGCGCCGCCGAACCGATCATGCTGGAGCTGGTCGACGAGGACGGTACGACGATCGGCACCGCGGAAAAGCTCGCGGCACACCAGGCTCCCGGGCAGTTGCACCGGGCGTTCTCCGTCTTCCTCTTCGACGAGAAGGGGCGGCTGCTGCTGCAGCGCCGGGCGCTGGGGAAGTACCACTCCCCCGGTGTGTGGTCCAACACCTGCTGCGGCCACCCGTATCCCGGTGAGGCACCGTTCGTCGCCGCGGCCCGGCGGACCTCGGAGGAGCTGGGCCTGGCGCCCGCTCTGCTGGCGGAGGCGGGAACCGTGCGTTACAACCATCCCGACCCGGCCTCCGGCCTCGTCGAGCAGGAGTACAACCACCTGTTCGTCGGGCTGGTGCGGGCCGAGCCGGCACCCGACCCCGAGGAGATCGGCGAGATCGCGTTCGTGACGCCGGAGGAGCTTGCCGAGCGGCATGCCGAGGCGCCGTTCTCCGCCTGGTTCATGACCGTGCTGGACGCGGCGCGACCGGCGGTGCGTGAGCTCACCGGAGGTTCGGCGGGCTGGTAG
- a CDS encoding DUF5941 domain-containing protein, protein MSTAILTGPPVAGSPLEADLRTLGFDVRIADDAASAAELLAAVPAQERVAVVDPRFVGHLHTLRLALTDPRFPAAAVPGALTAQPGARAALARAVGRIPVGAGTAHLTDVLTDTLTDSLDREVTGVHRVELGSLVATVALTPAQREEAREAVAAVDDEAVRLRTAVKSRDGFFTTYCISPYSRYLARWCARRGLTPNQVTTASLLTALIAAGCAATGTRGGFVAAGFLLLFSFVLDCTDGQLARYSLQYSTMGAWLDATFDRAKEYAYYAGLALGAARGGDDVCALALGAMVLMTCRHVVDFSFNEANHDASANTSPTAALSGKLDSVGWTVWVRRMIVLPIGERWAMIAVLTALTTPRIVFYALLIGCALAACYTTAGRVLRSLTRRARRTDRAAQALADLADSGPLAELIAAGARGRGRTGSYLAPAMAFLSAAVLLVWVIFQDDPMSWLTVGVALCSALLAGAAVSRPLKGALDWLVPPFFRAGEYVTILVLAARADVPGALPAAFGLVAAVAYHHYDTVYRIRGGTGAPPRWLVRATGGHEGRILVVTVLAAALSPSGFTIALTALAVALALLVLIESIRFWVSSQAPAVHDEGEPA, encoded by the coding sequence CTGTCGACCGCCATCCTCACCGGTCCGCCGGTCGCCGGGTCGCCGCTCGAAGCCGACCTGCGCACGCTGGGCTTTGACGTCCGTATTGCGGACGATGCCGCCTCCGCCGCCGAGCTGCTTGCCGCGGTGCCCGCCCAGGAGCGGGTCGCCGTCGTCGACCCCCGTTTCGTCGGCCATCTGCACACCCTGCGGCTCGCGCTGACCGACCCCCGCTTCCCCGCCGCGGCGGTGCCGGGCGCGCTCACCGCGCAGCCCGGGGCGCGCGCCGCGCTGGCCCGTGCGGTCGGCAGGATCCCGGTCGGCGCCGGCACCGCCCACCTCACGGATGTCCTCACCGACACCCTCACCGATTCCCTCGACCGCGAGGTGACCGGAGTGCACCGCGTCGAGCTCGGCAGCCTGGTCGCCACTGTCGCGCTCACCCCGGCGCAGCGCGAGGAGGCCCGGGAGGCCGTCGCCGCGGTCGACGACGAGGCCGTACGGCTGCGCACCGCCGTGAAGTCCCGCGACGGGTTCTTCACCACGTACTGCATCAGCCCGTACTCCCGCTACCTCGCCCGCTGGTGCGCGCGCCGCGGGCTGACCCCCAACCAGGTCACCACCGCGTCCCTGCTCACCGCGCTGATCGCGGCGGGCTGCGCGGCCACCGGAACCCGCGGCGGCTTCGTCGCGGCCGGCTTCCTGCTGCTCTTCTCCTTCGTCCTGGACTGCACCGACGGGCAGCTCGCCCGCTACTCCCTGCAGTACTCGACGATGGGCGCCTGGCTGGACGCCACCTTCGACCGGGCCAAGGAGTACGCGTACTACGCGGGCCTGGCCCTGGGCGCGGCCCGTGGGGGGGATGATGTCTGCGCGCTGGCGCTCGGCGCGATGGTCCTGATGACCTGCCGCCACGTCGTCGACTTCTCCTTCAACGAGGCGAACCACGACGCGAGCGCCAACACCAGCCCCACCGCCGCGCTCTCCGGCAAGCTCGACAGCGTCGGCTGGACGGTCTGGGTACGCCGCATGATCGTGCTGCCGATCGGTGAGCGCTGGGCCATGATCGCGGTGCTCACCGCGCTCACCACCCCGCGGATCGTCTTCTACGCCCTGCTCATCGGCTGTGCGCTGGCCGCCTGCTACACCACGGCAGGACGGGTGCTGCGCTCGCTCACCCGCCGGGCCCGCCGCACCGACCGCGCCGCCCAGGCGCTGGCCGATCTCGCCGACTCCGGGCCGCTCGCCGAGTTGATCGCCGCCGGGGCGCGCGGCCGCGGCCGGACCGGTTCCTACCTGGCGCCCGCTATGGCGTTTCTCTCGGCCGCCGTGCTGCTGGTCTGGGTGATCTTCCAGGACGACCCGATGTCCTGGCTCACCGTCGGCGTCGCCCTCTGCTCCGCGCTGCTGGCCGGTGCCGCCGTGTCCCGCCCGCTCAAGGGCGCCCTCGACTGGCTCGTGCCGCCCTTCTTCCGGGCCGGCGAATACGTCACGATTCTGGTCCTGGCCGCCCGTGCGGACGTCCCCGGAGCGCTGCCCGCGGCGTTCGGGCTGGTCGCGGCGGTCGCCTACCATCACTACGACACCGTCTACCGCATCCGCGGTGGCACCGGGGCCCCGCCGCGGTGGCTGGTCCGGGCAACCGGCGGACATGAGGGACGGATCCTTGTGGTCACCGTCCTTGCCGCCGCACTGTCCCCCTCAGGTTTCACAATCGCGCTGACGGCCCTTGCTGTGGCCCTGGCGCTGCTGGTGCTCATCGAGAGCATCCGTTTCTGGGTGTCCTCCCAAGCACCCGCCGTACACGATGAAGGAGAACCCGCATGA